The following nucleotide sequence is from Labeo rohita strain BAU-BD-2019 chromosome 3, IGBB_LRoh.1.0, whole genome shotgun sequence.
agAGTTTTACagtgatatacactaccagtcaaaatgttGCCTCCACCTGATATGAAGTTTTCTCAAATCCATGTAGAGTTTACAAAACTGGACCTTCAGgggaaaaataaattgtatgttcttttgtttgattcttctttttcctcagaaacacaTGACAGACTAGCATCATTCTAATTCTGATTAGTAATACTTCAACATGTTTGTCTTTTGATAGGATCTCAACATTATCAGAAGATACAAACAATGAGAAAAGTTCCCACAGCGTTGAGTCGGCGCCGGTGGATTATGGCCAGGCTTGCTCTGGAAGCCCAGAAGAGAATATCAACGTCGGAAAACGTGTCGAGCATGCCTTGGATGAGGTGTTTAAACAGCATCCAATCACAAACAATAAGTCACCGTTATCCCCCAACAATAAGGTTACAACGATCAGCCCATATAATAGGGTTAACATTGTTAGTTCCTCAAGAGAGTGCAACCATGCAAACCGAGATTCGGGCAATTGCTCCGGCTCATCGGTTTTCAGCAATATGTCATATTTGGAATCAACCACTGATGATTCCTTATTCCTAGAGCAGCTGAGCGATGATCATTACCGTCAATCCAGCAAGAGGGAAGTTTCAGACTCAAGCGATAGCCAGTTTAACTCTCCCACTATTGATACTCTGGAAGTCGGATATCAGTGCTTCAACAGTGTTTTGGACAAGGATGCAGATGTTTGTGTGAACATTTCAGACGATGCTGATGACAAGTGCATCACAAAAAATCTCATCACCAGCACAAATCCGCTCTATCCTTCTCTGATTCTGCATGATGGCAGCGTCACACCAAGTGAAAAGCACAGAAGGACAGTGGAGCACAGGTGTCAGCACTGAACAAGCACTTGATGCATGTGGAGCTTCGAAATTCCCCCACAGCAATGGCCAAGATCCCACATCTGTGCAGCCAAGTTCTTTGACCCCTTCTTTGCATTTCTCACCAGTTATTCAAATAGACAGTTCCTATCAGTGTGTTTAACTATGCTAATACAAATGATAAGTATACATGCCTGAAACATTGAATGCATTTTTGAATGTCTACAGTTAcaatgagtcattcatttgaaAACATGGCACCAGGCAAACTTTATCTATTGTATAGGGTTGTCCCTATTCTCTTAATGagtcatgggtgtgttttgggcATAACATGCATTAAACCAATCAGAGTCTCATCTCCCATTCCCTTTAAGAGCCAGTTGCCCTCGTGCCATGGCGGATTCGCTATTTACATGGAGGAATTTGCTAGAACGAAGATTGAACGCTTCTCCAGAGAGCAGGTCCGGCATCAAGGAAGGGCATTCACGGGCCGAGCCCCCTCAAATGAGTTACTGTGTACCCCCTTTCAATCCTCGTGCCGAATGTGAACGttttcgaaagtgaaagtgaaaccaaaaaacaGCTCGCATAAGAAAGCGATTGACTATCCATTATGACGTGtaggcatttttatatttatgttcacAATGATCACaatgctttcatttttaatatttggcatgtttgtgtgctgctgcGGGTCCttgtgtgtgtaataagcagAGTGTATGTGCATTGGGCACCTGCCTATAGGCGCATATTACTAACTCgctctttaaataacaaaaaaaaaatactgcgcCATTGACTTTAGGCCAGGTTTCAGCAGTCTATTTTagttgcctcaaaatagcaacGTATCAACAATGCACCTGAACACACCTCATTTTCAGACCAGCACACCGACGGGCACACAAATGGGCGCAAATGCATTTACTATTTAAGCAAAATGGCGCAGGGCATGAAAATGATAACTGCGTCAGGCTGAAACTAGTAATAAACACTTGGGTCACGCCTGGCGCCACACTGCATGATAGGGCCCAAAGTTAGAGACTAAGTTTTAAgtgcttctttttttaattatatttttgagcttttttgtgcctttaatggacaggacagtagagagatgatgGGAAAGTACTGGGCGGAGAAAGCGGGCGGggtcggcaaaggacctcgagacaggATTCGAACTAGGGTCGCAACGAGCATAGTTGTGCTATGTGTCAGTgcaaccacaaggctattggcgccgatGAGTGCTTTTGTCTTCTAAACGTgaattttgtctttgttttggcACATACTAGCTTacagataaccttaaggctatcatagtcatactaaaagccaaaaaacttccattttgatttcatgggaaACATAAAAATTAGCTCACACGATCCGAGATGACCTTGTTTtctctgtggaacacaaacagAACTTTTTCGAAGAATAACCTATATCAGGGAGTCCATATAATGCAAGTGTATGTTAGCAAGATGATcagaaaatattcatttttgggtggagtaTTGCTTTAAATGCCTGTAGAGATTATGTACAGTAACTATTCTTGTTATTCATACTTCTTATTACTCTATTTTGCACACAATGTCAAATGTGAAACTGAGTCAaatttgcaaatgcaaattttaaaggCACGATAACAAGAGAAACCTGTTTAACTGTGGTGTTAAAACAAATGACAGATGTGTTTGCATTTTTAACAATTAGTCTCAATAGTGCAATGAGCAATTTCTTTGGAATCATGAAGAAACTTTGTTTAATAACTAAAGCCACTGATAAGGGTTTATACAGTGTCTGTAGCaagtcacgtttttttttttttttttcacattcacattttcattgtattatGTTGATTTGTTAATTATGTTGATTTGTCAACTTGCTATGAATTTAACTTGATtgtgtaagatttttaatgttttttttttttaaagaagtctcttctgctcaccaagcctgcattttttttaaaccaaagtacagcaaaaacagtaaaaatctgaaataatttaaaataactgatttctatttgaatatattttaaaatgtaatttattcctgtgaccaaagctaCAGTTtaaacatcattactccagtcttcagtgtcacatgatcctttagaaatcattctaatatgctgatttgctgttaaagaaatatttattattattattatcaatatttaaaatggttgattacatttttttcgggattctttgatgaatcaaaagatccaaagatcacgATTTACCtagcttttgtaacactataccattcaaaagcttggttGGGGTCACACCAGCCCACCAATTCACtctctcaacaaattagaatacttcataaaactaataaaaaaaaaaaaaaaaaaaaaaaatggttttagtgaattgttggccttctggaaagtatgtttatttcctgtatatgtactcagtacttggtaggggctccttttgttttaattactgcctcaattcagcgtggcatggaggtgatcagtctgtggcactgctgaggtggtatggaagcccaggtttctttgacagtggccttcagctcatctgcattttttggtctcttgtttctcattttcctcttgacaataccggttcaggtctggtgaatTTGCTGGCtggtcaagcacaccaacaccatggtcatttaaccagcttggtgcttttggcagtgtgggcaggtgccaaatcctacTGGggaatgaaatcagcatctttaaaaagctggtcagcagaaggaagcgtGTAGTGCTCTAAAagtgccttgaccccagcctcagtccgttccttgtgaagttcacccatattcttgaatcgattttgcttgacaagcctctcaaggctgcggttctctcggttggttgtgcatctttttcttcagctcaactcaactttctgttaacatgcttggatgcagCACTCAACAATTGAACAGCTGgtttctttggcaatgaatgtttgtggcttaccctccttgtgaagggtgtcaatgattgtcttctggacaactgtcagatcagcagtcctccccatgattgtgtagcctagtgaactaaactgagagaccattttgaaggctcaggaaacctttgcaggtgtcaAAATGCCAAAATCGTCatcttaaactacttcagtctgtgtgcactgaatttatttaatacacagatttcacaatttgagttgaattactgaaataaattaacttttccacggcattctaatttattattgatatattgatatatatatatatatatatatatatatatatatatatataagaagactaaattaatacttttatttatcaaggatgctttaaattgatcagaagtgatgataaagacatttataatgttacaaaagatttatatttcagataaatgctgttcttctgtacATTCtgacctgaaaaaattctactcagctgttttccacataattatttatttatttatttatttttattttttatttttatttatttttttttttttttggagcagttcagtatattcaaaatatttcaacatgttgctgtttttgctgtactttgtataaaataaatgcaggcttggtggaaaaaaaaacaaaacaaaacttttgactggtagtgtatttcatGCTATATATGGAAGTTAACTTTCAGAAAACATACAATAGCGTTTaacatcaaataaatgtagcaaaaacatataaaatatccTTCTATTTCCgcatacaaatgttttaaatagacATTAGCGCATATTGTGTGTACACCAGTTACTGACTGCAATGAAATAAGGGAACGCGTTCCAGAGCGGAACGTTATTTGTCTTCTGTGTTTCCAGCCGGGCATTAAAACCGGGCACTATATTCAACTGCATGCATGAGTGccttttgctttaatatttctctttttaaatCAGTTACATGTTTATGACGTAATTTATGCTAGCTGTTGACATCTGTCTTTTAAACGCTGTTTATTATCTGTAACAAAAATGACGTGTATTGTTTACCAGTTCGGTATCTCAATGCCATGAGCAGTAGATGTGTCTCTCCCCAAGCAAGTAAACCATTCATGTGTTCGCTTTTCATCAGAAATCAATTACAAGTGATCTGCAAAAGTTTCTTCTGTTCATGGCTCCCATCTGGACTGATGTTCGAGCTGTTTTGCCCTCGACGGTGTCTGAATTCCCACTTCACTTCAGTGAAAAGATTGAATTCAGTGTGTTGAAGGTTCTTGAGTTGGCTAGAGATCAGCTGTACAGTGAAACAGATTGCCCAGCTTCTGCTGAAAGAGCTCAGGTCATTATTGATTACTCCTGGGAGCAGCTCAACACTGGGACATGGAGAGATGTGGACAAGGAGTGGAGGAGAGTTTACTCTTACGGTTGCTTATTCAAAGTCTTAAGTTTATGTCATGGAGATCCATCTCAATACAACATCCAAGAGGCTATTAAAACATGTGACATGGGTTTGTTAATGGGAGCAGCCATCATGGACAACATCCTGCAAAGGCTTGTTGGTGTcttaagaaataaaatgaaaatgaagagTCCAAACAAACCAGAGAAGAGTGAAGAACCCTGTTCAAAGGTAAAGTCATTTCTCATAAAAGcaagaaatgtaaatatttttaatataacatgtttttgcaattttaatgtatgtgtggtttttatatttctatttagctttgatttttttttgtagtaatttaACGTACTTTTTTCCCTTGTATGTTATTATTTTCCAACAAAAAGCATTTATGAAATTATATCATATTTTGTTGGAATTATAATCTGTGCgtaattataataattccaTCATTTTCAGCTATTATTGCAAATTGTCTTTGTAAAGAAACCTTAACATTTGATAATATTTgtgtgaatttatttaattaaaaatatttaaaaagaaataattcatttttaaaatttttaaaaatgttaaattatacttttacaaatatattttaaattttatattattattatttaaaattataaaacttaatttttgtgttGGAATCAGTGAAAATGTTGGCAGGGCaagtcaaatttaatttaatttaatttaactgtatttatttatttatttttgagtaagGTTTGGCCTAAGGTTTTGTCCTATTTTACTAAATCATGTCATcctataatttataaaaataggaCATGTCATCTAATAGCTCATTCAGCTGTGCATTATTCACTCATaagggtcattccagctggaatcatcaaattttggaaaagttccccacctgacctcctcagatttgtctgaaaaaaatccatgtgatgggcaatatgcccaatagatcatatacaaaatttcagattcaggcaaaaccccatcccaatttttttatattttatcaataagaacatgctctttcaaaaaaaaaagtttcatgttcacacctggtgtcattcatgggaaatattgctctgaacattggtgtaaatgagtttttttcaatttttcgaccttaatatctcaacatccataagactctattgtctgatgtcaaaggatgtgaaagacatggtacatatcagaccatttaccaagtttgatgcttatacattgaaaattgaggtttctatggacatcagaaaacccttaaagtaatagtttcaaagaaaagtagagggccagcattcaggtgtaaattcagtaacaatgctgtgagttgtaattcatgcagttctggactaggactcttagcccagaaaatttcatggacctggcacaaatagttctggagatattttagtctgaacatggtcactcagactgtgatgccaaaacggggtgaaaaacaaactttttttacagattttttgtaaaaaaaagtatgcacagtagagatctgaaattttgtatatgatctattgggcatattacccatcacatagatttttttcagacaaatctgagggggtcaggtggggaccatttgatgattccagctggaatgacccataAAGCTTTTCTTAAACAGAAAATGAAACTGGACCGTGTCTCTGAGCCTGTAATAAACTCTGCACAAGCAGTGCCTAGGATTCAGTGTCCATCCCTGGAGCGCTTCAGATCAGATTTCCTGGATCCTCAGAAGCCTGTGATTATAGAGGGAATAACTGATCACTGGCCGGCCTTCACAGAGCATCCATGGAGGTActgaaaaatatgcattattatattttatcttcTGAAACATCTGTACACTGCCATACTGTACGCTCTCTCTAAGCATAGACTACTTACGAACTATCGCTGGCTGCCGGACGGTACCTATTGAAGTGGGATCCAAGTACACCGATGAAGAGTGGTCACAAAAGCTCATTACAGTAAATGACTTCATAGACCGCTACATTATAGGAACAGTAAgaatcatttcagtttcatttcattgcaacATGTAGTGTTTTCGTTTTTTTGCCTAGAAAGGCTGTGAACTACGGGAGCCTGTttccactaaataaaaaataaaaacaggtaattgtgactttttatctcacaattctgattttttttttcttgcaattgtgagtttacatctcgcaatcctgacattttttctcagaattgcatgatacaaactcacaattctaacttctGACTTCTCacaatttctcagaattgtgaaataaaaacttgcgattctgaaaaatgaagttGCAATGCTAAGAGATAATGTCGGAATTACACTCgcaaaactcaaaattctgactttttttccttagcattgcgtgatacaaacttgcagttctgcctcttttttttttcctcagaatcagggttgccaggttttcacaaaaaaacttgcccaattgctactcaaaactagcccaatcgcgtttTAAGGGGAGGGTCTCCCGTTAAAAATCGCAttctgggggataaaatacatgttttttgtcaggggttcccctggtaaattagcatttcaggggctaaatatgacgttattggcgGTGATTCAACctacggcaacagtgttaaagtagcccaattccgcaggaaaatcgttgacttggcaacactgctcagaattgtaatataagcttgcagttgcaagatataaattgacaattctgtcttttttctcagaattgcatgatataagctcacaattgtgagaaataaagttagaattgcaagataaaaaaacGCAATACATtttcgcaaatgcgagtttgtattttcacaattcttactttttctagcaattgcgagttcttatctcacaattttctttttttttctcagaattgcttgatataaactcaaaaattcaaaatttttatctcagaattgcatgacataaactcagttacagttgcgagttataaaattgtgatacaaactcacatttgcgagaaataaagtcacaattgcgagaaaacaaaaaaatcgccattctgacttttctcccAAATGTGAggttgtatctcacaattcagacttttttctcgcaattgtgagtttatatcttgaaattctgactattttcccTCAGTATTGTGAAtttatcatgcagttctgaaaaaaaaatcagacttgCGAGGTTATatcttccaattctgactttataactcgcaattgcaagtttatatcttacaattctgagaaaaaaagtcagaattgtgagataaaaagttgctgTTACCTTTATCTTATTTCTTAtgcagtggcggaaatgggttTCCATAGTAAACTGTctgtaattgttatttttggttattttcttatAGGCAGAGGATGGTGTGGGATATCTGGCTCAGCATCAGTTGTTTGATCAGGTCAGTTGCTTTTCTTTTTGGTGATGCTATATGACCAGAATCTACATACTTTaccttttaaaggaatagttcacaggTCATCGAAGATGTAGCACAACCTATAAATTACTGAGTGTACTTTTAACATGAGCaagttaaagaaatagttcacctaaacgataaaattagctgaaaatttagttttttcatcagaacagattttgagaaatttagcattacatcacttgcacaGCAATGGGtcctgcagtgaatgggtgccatcagagtccaaactgctaagaaaaacatcaaaaaaattcacaagtaatccacatgacttcaCTTGTGAAGTGAatagctgcatgtttgtaagaaacatcCGTAAGTAAGGCGTTTTTtcatttaaccatttttaacAACTGCTTTTGgtttaataataatgctaaaccataataacacttcatccagtgaaaaagtccatccacTGTTGTCATCTTACATCAAAATACaccaacatgttttttttaggaCTGTTTTTCACCTGTAAACACTGTTAGATCTGTGCGTATTTCTCACccgattcagacaagatgactttttcactgaagaaatcagtattatagatttatttattttaaccagAAGTATCAGTTTCTAGTTAAAAACAAACctttggattattgtgatgtgttTCTCATTCtcatggcacccattcactgcaaaggattcgttggtgagcaagtaacgTAATGCTAattttcttcaaatctgttccaatcaagaaacaaactcatctacattttagATGGCCTCAATTTTCATCATGCTTTCATTTTGGGTGTactatttctttcattttctcatAATACTGCTAAAGTCCACTCAGTAATTTTAGGTTGTGCTATGGCAGCTTTCTTAGACTTGGAATTCTTAGAACTAACGGATGTAGCATCATGCAAAACCAGTAGCATTAACTTTGGCTGCTGTTCATCCTGATAGGTTCCAGAGCTGAAAGAAGATATTCGCATCCCAGACTATTGTTGTCTTGGAGAGGGAGATGAGGATGACATTACAATTAATGCCTGGTTTGGGCCTGGAGGGACTGTGTCTCCTCTCCATCAGGATCCTCAACAGAATTTTTTGGCACAGGTAAACAAGAGACAAATGGTTCATTTGGCATTGAAAAGGCAAGGCTTTTGTTCCCCCCGTTTCATTGCATTctggtttgtttttggatgtcAGGTGGTTGGAAGGAAATACATTCGGCTCTACAGCCCAGATGAAACAAAAAATCTCTATCCGCATCAGTCGCAGCTACTGCACAACACCAGTCAGGTAGAAGACTTAATTTGTAACAGCAAGTTTCTTGTTcctaaagtgttttaaaaagatgttttatatcttgagaaaaaaaaaacatgagattGTTTTACCACCACTAGGTGGAAGTGGAGAATCCAGACCTGGTGAAGTTCCCAGACTTCTCTAAAGCCTCATATCAGGAGTGTGTTCTCCAGCCCAGAGATGTCCTCTTCATCCCTCAACAGCACTGGCATTATGTGCGCTCTCTAGAGCTCAGCttttctgtcagtttttggTGGTCCTGATTTGTACAGAATAAAACACAATGGCCAGTGTGTGTTGTCgatttttgtattctttttttgtacaaatGCCAAATTTGTTATCGGTTTTAGGCTGTGTAACATTACAGTGGTCAGAAATTAATGATGGCTTGTGGCacaaatgccaccaaaatgaacaaaaatgcctcataaattcaaaacaaagaagggtcattctgtgtcaactcaaccagaggtcccTCCCTGGCTCAAATTTTCCACTattaatccactattttgtagagagagagcaaaatggcaattttcacctgagattcagagtcaag
It contains:
- the LOC127158593 gene encoding uncharacterized protein LOC127158593 yields the protein MFIFSKNLEPTTPLQEAKLCPALLEEAEAEEGEPTDGRHHHHRALDLQHNPSPSPSSLRISTLSEDTNNEKSSHSVESAPVDYGQACSGSPEENINVGKRVEHALDEVFKQHPITNNKSPLSPNNKVTTISPYNRVNIVSSSRECNHANRDSGNCSGSSVFSNMSYLESTTDDSLFLEQLSDDHYRQSSKREVSDSSDSQFNSPTIDTLEVGYQCFNSVLDKDADVCVNISDDADDKCITKNLITSTNPLYPSLILHDGSVTPSEKHRRTVEHRCQH
- the kdm8 gene encoding lysine-specific demethylase 8 produces the protein MAPIWTDVRAVLPSTVSEFPLHFSEKIEFSVLKVLELARDQLYSETDCPASAERAQVIIDYSWEQLNTGTWRDVDKEWRRVYSYGCLFKVLSLCHGDPSQYNIQEAIKTCDMGLLMGAAIMDNILQRLVGVLRNKMKMKSPNKPEKSEEPCSKKMKLDRVSEPVINSAQAVPRIQCPSLERFRSDFLDPQKPVIIEGITDHWPAFTEHPWSIDYLRTIAGCRTVPIEVGSKYTDEEWSQKLITVNDFIDRYIIGTAEDGVGYLAQHQLFDQVPELKEDIRIPDYCCLGEGDEDDITINAWFGPGGTVSPLHQDPQQNFLAQVVGRKYIRLYSPDETKNLYPHQSQLLHNTSQVEVENPDLVKFPDFSKASYQECVLQPRDVLFIPQQHWHYVRSLELSFSVSFWWS